Proteins from a single region of Coregonus clupeaformis isolate EN_2021a chromosome 35, ASM2061545v1, whole genome shotgun sequence:
- the LOC121550370 gene encoding ferritin, middle subunit-like, with the protein MESQIRQNYHRDSEAAINRMINMEMFASYTYTSMAFYFSRDDVALPGFAHFFKENSDEEREHADKLLSFQNKRGGRIFLQDIKKPDRDEWGNGLEAMQCALQLEKNVNQALLDLHKIASDKVDPHLCDFLESHYLNEQVEAIKKLGDHVTNLTKMDAVNNKMAEYLFDKHTLGGQS; encoded by the exons ATGGAGTCTCAGATCCGTCAGAACTATCACCGCGACAGCGAAGCTGCCATCAACCGGATGATCAACATGGAGATGTTTGCCTCTTACACCTACACTTCGATG GCTTTCTATTTCTCCCGTGACGATGTGGCTCTGCCTGGCTTCGCTCATTTCTTCAAGGAGAACAGCGACGAGGAGCGCGAGCACGCCGACAAGCTGCTCTCCTTCCAGAACAAGAGAGGTGGACGCATTTTCCTCCAGGACATCAAG AAGCCAGATCGTGATGAGTGGGGCAATGGCCTGGAGGCCATGCAGTGTGCTCTGCAGCTGGAGAAGAATGTGAACCAGGCCCTGCTGGACCTGCACAAGATTGCCTCCGACAAGGTCGACCCCCAT CTGTGTGACTTCCTGGAGTCCCACTACCTGAATGAGCAGGTGGAAGCCATTAAGAAGCTGGGCGACCACGTCACCAACCTCACCAAGATGGATGCTGTCAACAACAAGATGGCCGAGTACCTGTTTGACAAGCACACCCTGGGAGGGCAGAGCTAA